From the genome of Lawsonella clevelandensis, one region includes:
- a CDS encoding A24 family peptidase — protein MLQASATLLVLGWLFMLSWHDSRSRRIPTPVVIAGIMVASCYAVTAGTSSTAVLGGGLLMLFYTVPSVFSTQGIGGGDIKAAFPIGMVAAAQSWSSWWIVAIVPFCVTALVGIGQFLVMGRVLVHRLRQHCPEIPVSARPSSGRIHNLALFTVPHGTSLSLVTALLVLWPGVNHLVG, from the coding sequence ATGCTACAGGCCAGTGCGACATTACTTGTATTGGGCTGGCTCTTTATGCTGTCCTGGCACGATAGCCGAAGCCGAAGGATTCCTACCCCCGTTGTGATAGCCGGGATCATGGTGGCGAGCTGTTACGCGGTGACAGCCGGGACTAGTTCGACAGCAGTTCTGGGAGGCGGTTTATTGATGCTGTTCTACACTGTTCCATCTGTCTTTAGTACGCAAGGAATTGGTGGGGGAGATATTAAAGCAGCTTTCCCCATCGGAATGGTCGCTGCGGCACAAAGCTGGTCCTCCTGGTGGATTGTGGCTATAGTCCCCTTTTGTGTCACTGCACTCGTTGGTATAGGACAGTTTCTTGTGATGGGGCGGGTCCTTGTGCATCGTTTGAGGCAACATTGTCCTGAGATCCCAGTCTCAGCACGGCCTAGCTCCGGAAGAATACACAACCTTGCCTTGTTTACTGTGCCGCATGGCACCTCATTATCCCTGGTGACGGCGCTGCTTGTGCTGTGGCCGGGAGTTAATCACCTAGTTGGGTAG
- the aroB gene encoding 3-dehydroquinate synthase, with product MAATVIDVNAAHPYHVRIGSHLVPAIAELGGRFRNVGIVYQESVSYFVAEIAAALRENGSVVHLFPVPDAEAGKTLVVAEELWIKCGKAGITRADVIMGVGGGAATDLAGFIASTWMRGIAFISCPTSLLGMVDAGVGGKTGINNVIGKNLVGTFHEPQGVFIDLHVLHTLPRAEVVSGMAEVVKCGFIADQRILELVEDNPAAIFDVDGPVLHELVCRSVQVKADVVSCDLRESGLRENLNYGHTLAHAIEQREQYLWRHGNAVAVGMVFAAALARTAGLLTDAEVDRTRHILSAVGLPTSYDAGALEELTSTMYSDKKNRTGVLRFVVLDGFGKPVRLENPTPEQLAAAYADVSEH from the coding sequence ATGGCAGCAACTGTAATCGATGTAAACGCAGCTCACCCCTATCACGTGCGAATCGGATCGCACCTCGTTCCGGCAATTGCTGAGTTGGGTGGCCGATTTCGGAACGTCGGTATCGTCTACCAAGAGAGTGTGTCTTATTTTGTGGCAGAGATCGCCGCAGCATTGCGAGAAAACGGCAGTGTTGTCCATCTTTTCCCCGTCCCTGATGCAGAGGCAGGGAAGACGCTTGTTGTTGCGGAGGAGCTATGGATTAAGTGCGGTAAAGCCGGTATTACTCGGGCAGACGTCATCATGGGTGTCGGGGGCGGAGCGGCGACAGATCTTGCTGGCTTCATTGCCTCCACATGGATGCGTGGGATTGCTTTCATTAGCTGCCCCACCTCCCTGCTCGGCATGGTCGACGCTGGAGTAGGCGGAAAGACCGGGATCAATAACGTCATCGGTAAGAACCTGGTGGGGACGTTTCATGAGCCGCAGGGAGTGTTCATTGATCTGCATGTTCTTCACACGCTTCCACGCGCTGAAGTCGTATCCGGTATGGCGGAAGTAGTGAAGTGCGGATTCATTGCCGACCAACGCATTCTTGAACTCGTGGAAGACAATCCCGCGGCCATCTTTGATGTCGACGGACCAGTGCTCCACGAACTTGTGTGTCGCTCGGTACAGGTGAAAGCCGACGTTGTAAGCTGTGACCTCCGTGAATCGGGCCTTCGCGAGAACCTCAACTATGGCCATACCTTGGCACATGCGATCGAACAACGGGAACAGTACCTGTGGCGGCATGGCAACGCAGTTGCGGTGGGAATGGTCTTCGCGGCCGCTCTGGCTCGCACCGCGGGTCTTCTCACCGATGCAGAGGTGGACCGTACCCGCCACATCTTGTCAGCGGTGGGACTGCCTACGTCTTACGATGCGGGGGCCTTGGAAGAGCTCACTAGCACTATGTACTCTGATAAAAAGAACCGCACCGGAGTTCTTCGTTTTGTCGTGCTCGACGGCTTCGGAAAGCCTGTCCGATTGGAGAATCCGACCCCAGAACAACTCGCTGCTGCCTATGCTGACGTTAGCGAACACTAA
- a CDS encoding shikimate kinase: MGAVGFAPLCVFVGLPGSGKTTAGKRLSRALQLPFLDTDQVIEEQYGKSCGEVFAELGESAFREIEEDVVAECLAHHEGILALGGGAVLSSRTRTLLAEVPVIFLDISAAEGIRRTADTSTRPVLAAKDPAEHYRQLRRIRRPYYQEVADLTIRPEHRKPLDVIDGICAFLGRARLTADVDDD, translated from the coding sequence ATGGGAGCAGTAGGTTTTGCCCCTCTCTGTGTGTTCGTGGGACTTCCTGGCTCGGGAAAAACGACCGCTGGAAAACGTCTCTCCCGCGCGCTGCAGCTACCCTTCCTGGATACCGACCAGGTTATAGAGGAGCAATACGGGAAAAGCTGCGGAGAGGTTTTTGCGGAGCTTGGTGAATCTGCATTCCGCGAAATTGAAGAGGACGTTGTCGCAGAGTGTCTGGCTCACCACGAGGGTATTCTGGCGTTAGGCGGCGGAGCGGTTCTCTCCTCTCGAACCCGCACGTTGCTGGCTGAGGTTCCCGTTATTTTCTTGGATATTTCGGCAGCAGAGGGAATTCGGCGCACCGCGGATACGTCTACTCGACCAGTTCTTGCTGCTAAGGACCCTGCTGAACACTACCGTCAGCTGCGACGTATTCGCCGCCCCTACTATCAAGAGGTTGCCGATCTCACTATTCGCCCTGAGCACCGCAAACCTCTCGACGTGATTGATGGGATTTGTGCTTTTCTCGGCCGTGCTCGGCTTACCGCCGACGTGGACGACGACTAA
- the aroQ gene encoding type II 3-dehydroquinate dehydratase yields MIHVLNGPNLGRLGKRQPEVYGSTTFADLTAILERDADDLGVEIEVKQTDSEMELLSWVHDCADKQEPVILNAGALTHTSVALRDACAELADHAGFIEVHISNVHAREEFRHHSYLSAIATGVIVGLGTDVYRLALRWFAQQS; encoded by the coding sequence ATGATCCACGTACTTAACGGTCCGAACTTGGGACGACTGGGAAAGCGTCAACCCGAAGTATATGGGTCGACCACCTTCGCTGACCTCACCGCTATTCTGGAACGCGACGCAGACGACCTGGGAGTCGAGATCGAGGTCAAACAAACCGATTCAGAAATGGAACTCCTGAGCTGGGTGCATGACTGCGCGGACAAGCAGGAACCCGTCATCCTCAACGCTGGTGCACTCACACATACCTCAGTTGCGCTACGCGATGCTTGTGCTGAACTTGCAGACCATGCTGGCTTCATTGAAGTTCACATCTCCAACGTCCACGCTCGTGAAGAGTTTCGTCACCACAGCTACCTTTCCGCTATCGCCACAGGAGTGATCGTTGGGCTTGGCACAGACGTCTACCGCCTTGCGTTGCGCTGGTTTGCGCAGCAGAGCTAA
- the efp gene encoding elongation factor P translates to MASTADFKNGLVLQIDGKLQQIVEFQHVKPGKGPAFVRTKLKDVVTGKVVDKTFNAGVKVDTATVDRRDFTYLYKDGNDFVLMDEDTYDQITVGPEILGDGARFLLENTTIQVSMHEGVPLFADLPVAVDLTVAHTDPGLQGDRSSAGTKPATLETGAEVQVPLFINTGDVLRIDTRDGRYLSRVNN, encoded by the coding sequence GTGGCGAGTACCGCAGACTTCAAGAATGGCCTGGTACTGCAGATTGATGGCAAACTGCAGCAGATCGTAGAATTCCAGCACGTTAAGCCGGGTAAGGGCCCTGCTTTCGTTCGGACCAAGCTGAAGGATGTTGTCACTGGCAAGGTCGTTGATAAGACCTTCAACGCTGGTGTCAAAGTGGATACCGCAACTGTGGACCGCCGCGATTTCACCTACCTCTACAAGGACGGCAACGACTTCGTGCTGATGGACGAGGACACCTACGATCAAATTACCGTCGGCCCCGAAATCTTGGGTGATGGAGCTCGCTTCCTTCTTGAGAACACTACTATTCAGGTGTCTATGCACGAAGGCGTACCGCTGTTTGCCGACCTGCCAGTTGCCGTTGACCTCACGGTGGCACATACTGATCCGGGCCTGCAGGGCGATCGTTCTTCTGCTGGCACCAAGCCGGCAACTCTGGAGACTGGCGCCGAAGTGCAGGTTCCTCTCTTCATCAATACCGGTGACGTTCTGCGCATCGACACTCGAGATGGTCGTTACTTGAGCCGTGTCAACAACTAA
- a CDS encoding M24 family metallopeptidase, with the protein MTTADNYAERRNRLRRSVEAEAIALFGLSSIRYFTGFSGSNALLWIDSSTADNDFLITDGRYTLQASVECPGIAVEICSSRGSAALTEVGRMRHLQANTLGVDGEFLNWLDYQELAAWLSSSTQQDITSAGVMGLLNDVSAHIAQLRSVKDDSEITALDHAAQCAEAALQQLIEEETLLPGATEIEVAARLDYLMKVRGSEGVSFETIVGTGANSAIPHHSPDSTPIAAGDLIVIDFGAVVGGYHSDCTRTFCVGESTAWQEEIADCVWRAHQAALAEVHPGVSAGDLDKAARSVIDDAGYGPYFGHSTGHGVGVDIHEHPWVRSGSPEELVAGSVFTIEPGIYLPERGGVRIENTYVLEECGNVRSLQALSAELLHV; encoded by the coding sequence ATGACAACTGCAGACAACTATGCTGAGCGGCGCAATCGGCTTCGCCGTTCAGTAGAGGCTGAGGCGATCGCACTATTCGGGCTCAGCTCGATCCGCTACTTTACCGGTTTTTCGGGTTCTAACGCCCTTCTCTGGATTGATAGCTCTACTGCGGATAACGACTTTCTCATCACCGATGGCCGTTACACGCTCCAAGCTTCTGTAGAATGTCCTGGAATTGCGGTAGAGATTTGCAGCTCGCGCGGTAGTGCCGCATTGACTGAAGTGGGTAGAATGCGGCATCTGCAGGCAAACACACTGGGGGTGGATGGGGAGTTCCTCAACTGGCTGGACTACCAAGAGTTGGCGGCGTGGCTGAGTTCGAGTACACAGCAGGACATCACTTCTGCAGGGGTTATGGGCCTGCTTAACGATGTATCTGCTCACATTGCACAGTTACGATCGGTTAAAGACGACAGTGAGATTACTGCGCTCGATCACGCTGCGCAGTGTGCCGAAGCTGCGCTGCAGCAGCTTATTGAGGAAGAAACCCTACTGCCAGGTGCTACCGAAATTGAGGTGGCAGCACGCCTCGATTACCTTATGAAAGTTCGTGGTTCCGAGGGCGTCTCCTTTGAGACAATCGTAGGCACTGGAGCTAACAGTGCAATCCCACATCATTCACCCGACAGTACCCCGATTGCTGCTGGCGATCTCATCGTCATTGATTTTGGTGCAGTAGTAGGAGGGTACCACTCAGATTGCACCCGCACGTTCTGTGTCGGAGAGTCTACCGCATGGCAAGAAGAGATCGCTGACTGCGTGTGGCGTGCGCATCAGGCAGCGCTCGCAGAGGTGCATCCGGGGGTTTCCGCTGGAGACCTCGACAAGGCTGCCCGTTCAGTCATTGATGATGCCGGGTATGGCCCGTACTTCGGGCACTCAACTGGCCATGGAGTTGGAGTAGACATTCATGAGCATCCCTGGGTGCGCAGCGGTTCACCGGAAGAACTAGTCGCCGGTTCAGTATTCACGATCGAGCCCGGGATCTATCTCCCCGAGCGTGGAGGAGTTCGAATAGAAAACACCTACGTGCTCGAAGAGTGCGGAAATGTACGCTCTCTGCAGGCGCTTTCCGCAGAATTGCTGCACGTTTAG
- a CDS encoding shikimate dehydrogenase gives MLAAAVLGSPIAHSLSPVLHQAAYHALGLTEWDYVRIECTAADLPGIVAGTAPETRGFSVTMPCKDAALRFADVVSTRAHLVESANTLVRHGDGWYADCTDIDGALAALEHVGHTGGDVLLLGAGATARPYLAALQQCGAGHVSIASRSEGRAQPTLHLAAQLGIDYTWVPLTDPVVLQDTCTSADTLISTLPGDAAAGYGHFLRRTPRLVDVVYAPWPTSLAQIVANDGGKVVGGRTMLLHQAVAQIEMFTSMTVTDEVFAAMVAALNAA, from the coding sequence ATGCTCGCTGCAGCAGTCCTGGGTTCCCCTATTGCGCACTCTCTCTCACCTGTCCTTCACCAAGCTGCCTACCATGCTCTCGGCCTCACCGAATGGGACTATGTGCGGATCGAATGCACCGCAGCAGATCTCCCCGGCATTGTCGCCGGTACAGCACCAGAAACCCGCGGGTTTTCCGTCACCATGCCCTGTAAGGACGCTGCTCTGCGCTTCGCTGACGTTGTGTCCACCCGCGCTCACCTCGTCGAATCGGCAAATACTCTTGTTCGACATGGCGACGGGTGGTATGCCGACTGCACCGATATTGATGGTGCCTTAGCAGCGCTGGAGCATGTCGGTCATACCGGGGGAGACGTCCTTCTTCTGGGCGCTGGAGCTACCGCCAGACCATACCTCGCTGCACTACAACAGTGCGGAGCAGGACACGTCAGCATCGCCTCTCGATCTGAAGGGCGTGCACAACCCACCCTGCATCTGGCAGCCCAACTGGGGATCGACTACACGTGGGTACCGCTTACGGACCCGGTTGTGTTGCAGGATACCTGTACCAGTGCAGATACTCTCATTTCAACCCTGCCGGGTGATGCTGCTGCAGGATACGGTCATTTCCTCCGTCGAACTCCGCGTCTCGTTGACGTTGTCTACGCCCCGTGGCCCACGTCTCTGGCACAAATTGTGGCGAACGATGGAGGAAAAGTGGTGGGAGGACGCACGATGCTGCTTCACCAAGCGGTCGCACAAATTGAAATGTTTACTAGCATGACCGTCACAGACGAGGTATTCGCTGCCATGGTAGCTGCCCTAAACGCTGCCTGA
- the aroC gene encoding chorismate synthase: MFRWTTAGESHGQALIALVEDVIAGLPLTADEVSAQLARRRLGYGRGARMKFEQDRVTILTGVRHGGTLGGPIAIQIDNSEWPKWEKIMSPSPIDPADIDDLARNQPLTRPRPGHADFAGMLKYGAEDARNILERSSARETAARVAAGTVARAILREVMGVDVVSRVLSIGDSALYGEDELPTSADQARIDESPVRASHPDAEASMIAEIDAARKAGDTLGGVVEVVVHGLPIGLGSFVSGERRLEARLASALMGIQAIKGVEIGEGFALARRRGSTAHDQMDPAEVGVIRRSNHAGGVEGGMTDGQPLVVRAAMKPISTVPRALATVDMETGASATAIHQRSDVCAVPAAGVVAEAMVALVLAQAVLEKFGGDTLAETRRNYRAYQKYVKERLTWEQ, from the coding sequence GTGTTTCGATGGACTACTGCAGGTGAATCCCACGGCCAAGCGCTGATCGCACTCGTGGAGGACGTTATCGCTGGCCTTCCGCTGACCGCTGATGAGGTCTCCGCACAACTGGCACGTCGTCGACTCGGTTACGGCCGTGGTGCGCGTATGAAGTTCGAGCAAGACCGCGTCACCATTCTCACTGGAGTGCGGCACGGCGGAACACTGGGCGGGCCTATCGCCATTCAAATTGACAATAGCGAATGGCCGAAATGGGAGAAGATTATGTCCCCCAGCCCCATAGACCCCGCTGATATTGACGATCTTGCGCGCAACCAACCCCTTACCCGGCCGCGCCCAGGACACGCCGACTTTGCAGGGATGCTGAAATATGGTGCAGAAGACGCCCGGAACATTCTCGAGCGTTCATCTGCCCGCGAGACAGCTGCCCGAGTCGCAGCCGGTACCGTCGCACGCGCGATCCTCCGTGAGGTGATGGGCGTTGACGTCGTCTCTCGTGTACTTTCCATTGGGGACTCTGCCCTCTACGGCGAAGACGAACTACCCACCAGTGCTGACCAAGCACGTATCGACGAGAGCCCCGTACGGGCCTCCCACCCCGACGCCGAGGCCAGCATGATCGCGGAAATCGATGCGGCACGGAAAGCCGGAGACACGCTAGGTGGTGTCGTGGAGGTGGTCGTTCATGGGCTACCGATTGGCCTTGGGTCTTTTGTCTCGGGAGAACGCCGTTTGGAAGCCAGACTGGCCAGTGCGCTCATGGGTATTCAGGCCATTAAAGGCGTTGAAATCGGTGAGGGCTTTGCACTGGCTCGGCGCCGTGGATCTACTGCCCACGATCAAATGGATCCTGCCGAGGTGGGCGTTATCCGTCGCTCGAACCATGCCGGCGGTGTGGAAGGTGGTATGACAGATGGCCAACCACTGGTAGTGCGAGCAGCCATGAAGCCTATTTCCACCGTGCCACGAGCCTTAGCGACCGTCGATATGGAAACAGGTGCTTCGGCAACGGCTATCCACCAGCGTTCTGATGTGTGCGCCGTACCCGCCGCCGGTGTCGTTGCCGAAGCGATGGTGGCACTGGTGCTAGCGCAAGCAGTATTGGAGAAATTCGGTGGAGATACTCTTGCGGAAACTCGCCGGAACTACCGTGCCTACCAAAAGTATGTGAAGGAACGTCTCACATGGGAGCAGTAG